One window of Chloroflexota bacterium genomic DNA carries:
- a CDS encoding Zn-dependent hydrolase translates to MLAIQKERLASDLNAIARVGFTAQGMNRVAFSVAELRARQVLIHMIQKSQLGLRIDGFGNIFGQIEGYDRDAPEVMLGSHLDSVPHGGRFDGAVGVIAALEVVRTIKESGVRHQHPIELVMFVAEEASRFGIATIGSRVITGQIDPKVLMSLTDSTKTTLGSMLTRMGIDAESIHRARRDPGTIKAYLELHIEQGQVLESMGVKIGVVTAIAAPTRLRVEFIGQADHSGATPMNLRRDALVAGAHLVCFIDELARSKRHTVATVGMIQIRPGVINVVPGEVRLGVDVRSISSEEKQTTAEEILAEARRIAERRGMQVHLAITDSSEPVMMDAEIIKLICDICEAHSISYMTMPSGAGHDAMRMASITRAGMVFVPSHAGVSHSPDEWTDISDIALGAQVLLEAALSLAS, encoded by the coding sequence ATGCTGGCTATTCAAAAGGAGCGCCTGGCGAGCGATCTCAACGCTATCGCCCGAGTGGGGTTCACTGCTCAGGGGATGAACCGGGTAGCCTTCTCAGTGGCTGAATTGAGGGCCCGTCAGGTGCTCATTCATATGATCCAAAAGTCGCAGTTGGGGCTGCGTATAGATGGCTTCGGTAACATTTTCGGACAGATAGAGGGTTACGATAGAGATGCCCCAGAGGTGATGTTGGGCTCTCACCTCGATTCTGTGCCTCATGGCGGTCGCTTCGATGGTGCCGTCGGGGTCATTGCTGCTCTTGAGGTAGTACGGACCATTAAGGAGAGTGGCGTGCGTCACCAACATCCGATCGAGCTAGTGATGTTTGTGGCTGAAGAAGCCAGTCGGTTTGGTATAGCCACCATTGGGAGTCGCGTGATAACCGGCCAGATCGATCCTAAGGTGCTGATGAGCCTGACTGACTCCACCAAGACCACCCTCGGCTCGATGCTGACCCGTATGGGCATCGACGCTGAGAGCATCCATCGTGCCCGTCGAGATCCCGGAACGATCAAGGCTTACCTGGAGCTGCACATTGAGCAAGGACAGGTTTTGGAAAGTATGGGGGTGAAGATCGGTGTGGTGACCGCCATAGCAGCACCCACCCGCTTGCGGGTAGAGTTCATCGGCCAGGCGGATCACTCTGGCGCGACGCCTATGAACCTGAGGAGGGATGCTCTGGTGGCTGGTGCCCATCTTGTCTGTTTCATAGATGAGTTGGCCAGATCTAAGCGCCACACAGTGGCTACAGTGGGGATGATTCAAATCAGGCCAGGGGTCATCAACGTCGTCCCTGGCGAAGTGCGTCTTGGGGTGGATGTGCGCAGCATCTCCTCCGAGGAGAAACAAACTACCGCTGAAGAGATATTAGCCGAGGCCCGACGGATCGCTGAGAGGAGGGGTATGCAGGTGCATTTGGCCATCACCGACTCATCTGAGCCAGTAATGATGGATGCAGAAATAATAAAACTGATTTGCGACATCTGTGAGGCTCATAGCATCAGCTATATGACGATGCCCAGTGGCGCCGGTCATGATGCCATGCGCATGGCTAGTATCACCCGGGCTGGCATGGTCTTCGTGCCGAGCCATGCCGGCGTCTCTCATAGTCCTGATGAATGGACGGATATCAGTGATATAGCCCTTGGGGCGCAGGTTCTACTGGAAGCGGCGCTATCTCTAGCTTCATAA
- a CDS encoding amidohydrolase family protein, producing MSTGSLDKIDAIIKGGLVVSPRGIKRVDIAISGGKIKEIGIDLGYEADRLIDASAKLVLPGILDIHVHPVYVDDIEHLSRVAAYGGVTTLMHFIYINAGHDVAGTLEGAIADGNRRSLLDFGLHVGFLDPNNQWHFVPEAVKLGVRSFKVFMSYAKLGQMISDYNLIAAMDLIAQHGGLILVHAESGLAIDYLEDKLMAQGEQGPHSLVVSHPAILETEAVYRASCFAAAVNCPLYIPHVAAGEAVEVIADIKATGQRIWAETCPHYLCLTEKAVDRWGTLAKIGPPLRSEADSESLWDGLRDGILDVVASDHAPKIKDPRGDLWKASFGSPGTETLLTMMYQEGYNKGRITLSRLVELLSETPAKIFGLYPAKGALEVGSDADLVIVDPAIEWTITKEELHSKANYSLFEGWRCLGRPIFSMQRGRILLENGELKAEVGQGRFLPVKELPLVYGAR from the coding sequence ATGTCCACTGGTAGTCTGGATAAGATTGATGCGATCATAAAGGGTGGTCTAGTCGTCTCTCCCAGGGGGATAAAGCGAGTGGACATAGCCATCTCTGGGGGTAAGATAAAGGAGATTGGTATAGACCTCGGCTATGAGGCTGACCGCCTGATCGACGCTTCCGCTAAGCTTGTCTTACCTGGTATTCTGGACATTCACGTTCATCCGGTGTATGTGGATGATATAGAGCATCTCTCCAGGGTAGCTGCCTATGGGGGCGTTACAACCCTGATGCACTTCATCTACATCAACGCCGGTCACGATGTCGCTGGTACACTCGAGGGCGCTATCGCCGATGGCAACCGGAGATCACTCCTCGACTTCGGCCTCCACGTTGGTTTTCTCGATCCCAATAACCAGTGGCACTTCGTCCCAGAAGCGGTCAAATTAGGGGTCAGATCGTTCAAGGTATTCATGTCCTACGCTAAGCTGGGGCAGATGATAAGCGACTATAACCTGATTGCGGCTATGGACCTTATCGCTCAGCACGGTGGACTGATCTTGGTGCATGCCGAGAGTGGGCTGGCTATCGATTACCTTGAGGACAAACTCATGGCCCAGGGCGAACAGGGTCCCCATAGCCTGGTGGTCTCTCACCCGGCTATCCTGGAGACCGAAGCTGTCTATCGTGCTTCCTGCTTTGCCGCCGCGGTGAATTGTCCCCTCTACATTCCTCACGTCGCCGCTGGGGAGGCTGTGGAGGTCATCGCCGACATCAAAGCCACCGGTCAACGAATATGGGCAGAGACCTGTCCTCACTACCTCTGTTTGACAGAGAAGGCTGTGGATCGTTGGGGTACCCTGGCCAAGATCGGTCCACCCCTCCGCAGCGAGGCTGATTCCGAATCTCTCTGGGATGGATTGCGTGATGGTATCCTGGACGTAGTGGCTAGCGACCATGCGCCCAAGATCAAGGATCCCAGGGGTGATCTATGGAAGGCGAGTTTTGGTTCCCCGGGGACCGAGACGCTTCTCACCATGATGTATCAGGAGGGCTACAACAAAGGCCGCATCACCCTCAGCCGACTAGTGGAGTTGCTGAGTGAGACCCCAGCCAAGATCTTCGGTTTGTATCCGGCTAAGGGAGCGCTTGAGGTGGGGTCAGATGCGGACCTGGTCATCGTGGACCCGGCCATCGAATGGACGATCACCAAGGAGGAGCTGCACTCCAAAGCCAATTATTCCCTCTTTGAGGGTTGGCGATGCCTTGGGCGACCAATCTTCTCGATGCAGAGGGGACGAATCTTGTTGGAAAACGGTGAGCTGAAAGCTGAGGTTGGGCAAGGAAGATTTCTGCCGGTTAAGGAGCTTCCTTTGGTCTATGGAGCTAGATAG
- a CDS encoding carbon-nitrogen hydrolase, whose protein sequence is MTREIRVGIIQMDVELGNIAANLGRALRMIEEAAEQGAQVVCLPELFATGYNMEILGERFVELAQPADGPVARALGQVSQKRGLYIIAGMAESQQMPGVVYNSALLLGPDGQVKGTYRKTHAFGLERFYFRNGGEYPVFQTELGRFGLLICYDAGFPEAGRALALAGVEVIFIPSAWEIRDKDLWDVNTAARALDNLVFVVAANRVGMEGTLHLFGNSKVVDPRGHVLAEAAMDREEVLVTTIDLDDIVKWRKEVRYMTDRRPELYSILCKPL, encoded by the coding sequence ATGACCAGGGAGATCAGGGTTGGGATCATCCAGATGGATGTCGAACTGGGCAACATCGCGGCTAATCTTGGCCGCGCCCTGCGGATGATTGAGGAGGCAGCAGAGCAAGGAGCACAGGTTGTTTGCTTACCAGAGCTCTTCGCCACTGGCTATAACATGGAAATTCTGGGAGAGCGGTTTGTGGAGCTGGCTCAACCTGCTGATGGGCCTGTGGCTCGGGCCCTGGGGCAGGTATCGCAGAAGCGTGGCCTCTATATCATTGCCGGGATGGCCGAGTCTCAGCAGATGCCCGGCGTTGTGTATAACTCGGCCCTGCTTCTGGGACCTGATGGTCAAGTAAAAGGTACCTACCGTAAGACCCACGCTTTTGGTCTAGAGCGCTTTTACTTCCGCAATGGTGGCGAATATCCAGTCTTTCAGACGGAACTGGGTCGCTTCGGACTGCTGATATGTTACGATGCCGGTTTTCCTGAGGCAGGGCGTGCGCTGGCACTAGCTGGCGTCGAGGTCATCTTCATCCCTTCTGCCTGGGAGATTAGGGATAAGGACCTCTGGGATGTGAATACTGCGGCCCGGGCGCTTGATAATCTTGTCTTTGTCGTCGCGGCCAATAGGGTCGGTATGGAGGGCACCCTCCACCTTTTTGGGAACAGTAAAGTGGTTGACCCACGAGGACATGTGCTGGCTGAGGCAGCTATGGACCGAGAGGAAGTGCTTGTGACAACTATCGACCTGGACGACATCGTCAAATGGCGGAAAGAAGTGCGTTATATGACTGATCGACGCCCGGAGCTGTATAGCATTCTTTGTAAACCACTTTAA
- a CDS encoding NAD(P)/FAD-dependent oxidoreductase: protein MAGKTVVILGGGVGGLVAANELRRRLPREHRIVLVEKNARHTFAPSFLWLMTGDRKPEQITCDVGHLVRSGIEIVLAEAQSIDLANRSVETSTQTLTYDYLIVALGAELAPEVIPGLADVAHTFYTFDGAAKLRDALQTFNGGTVTLVVSALPYKCPGAPHEGVLLLADFFRKRGLRDRVEVHLFTPEPQPMPVAGPVLGAAVRQMIEAKGIAFHPLHKLTAVNPQTRKLTFDGKDPFKYDLLVAVPPHRSPRIVRESALANEVGWVQVDRATLATRYEHVYALGDVTALPIPGRWKPDIPLMLPKAGVFAHAQAETVARRIVAQVNDQSPIATFAGDGY, encoded by the coding sequence ATGGCTGGCAAAACGGTTGTCATTTTGGGTGGTGGTGTCGGTGGGCTGGTCGCTGCTAATGAACTGCGGCGGCGTCTGCCGCGCGAGCATCGTATCGTGCTAGTCGAGAAGAACGCCCGGCACACTTTTGCCCCCTCATTCCTATGGCTGATGACCGGCGACCGGAAGCCGGAGCAGATCACGTGCGACGTGGGCCATCTAGTGCGGTCAGGCATCGAAATAGTCCTGGCTGAAGCGCAGTCCATCGACCTGGCAAACCGCAGCGTGGAGACGAGCACGCAGACCTTGACCTATGACTATCTCATCGTTGCCCTGGGCGCTGAACTTGCACCTGAGGTGATCCCTGGCCTGGCTGACGTGGCACACACATTCTACACCTTTGATGGTGCAGCAAAGTTGCGCGATGCGCTGCAAACGTTTAATGGCGGGACAGTTACCCTGGTAGTGAGTGCGCTGCCTTATAAATGTCCCGGCGCGCCGCACGAAGGTGTGCTGCTTCTGGCCGACTTTTTCCGCAAGCGTGGACTGCGAGACAGGGTGGAGGTACACCTATTTACCCCTGAACCTCAACCGATGCCGGTAGCAGGGCCAGTGCTCGGCGCCGCCGTCCGGCAGATGATTGAGGCGAAGGGAATCGCTTTTCACCCGCTGCACAAACTGACAGCCGTCAACCCGCAAACCCGCAAACTTACCTTCGATGGTAAGGACCCGTTCAAGTACGATTTGCTCGTGGCTGTCCCGCCGCACCGAAGTCCACGCATTGTACGCGAGTCGGCTCTGGCGAATGAGGTGGGCTGGGTACAGGTGGATCGGGCCACGCTGGCAACCCGGTACGAGCATGTCTATGCGCTGGGCGATGTGACGGCGCTCCCTATCCCAGGTCGCTGGAAGCCCGATATACCGCTGATGCTGCCCAAGGCTGGTGTGTTCGCCCACGCTCAAGCTGAGACGGTGGCCAGACGGATCGTTGCCCAAGTGAACGACCAGTCACCCATTGCCACTTTTGCTGGCGACGGTTACTGA
- a CDS encoding SHOCT domain-containing protein, which translates to MIGVVLLIMGMSLFFPFGWGPGYGRGWGMMGPWMMGGWGFPLVGGIGMLLFWALIIAGVVWLVQSLARGAGQPGTNAPTNESLLDILKRRYAKGEITKEQFEEMKRDLSL; encoded by the coding sequence GTGATCGGAGTTGTACTGCTCATCATGGGCATGAGCCTGTTTTTCCCCTTCGGTTGGGGACCTGGCTACGGTCGTGGCTGGGGAATGATGGGGCCGTGGATGATGGGCGGATGGGGATTCCCGCTCGTCGGCGGAATCGGAATGCTCTTGTTCTGGGCGCTCATCATCGCTGGGGTGGTCTGGCTGGTTCAATCCCTGGCGCGCGGCGCGGGACAACCAGGAACCAATGCACCCACGAACGAATCACTGCTCGACATCCTCAAACGCCGTTACGCCAAAGGGGAAATCACTAAAGAGCAGTTCGAGGAAATGAAGCGCGATCTCAGCTTGTAA
- a CDS encoding SHOCT domain-containing protein, giving the protein MMMHGMDHSEHAAQTTQANVTLNESLLDILKRRYALGEISREQFEEMKHVLGVSDATSTVASTAECGHH; this is encoded by the coding sequence ATGATGATGCACGGGATGGATCATTCGGAACACGCTGCGCAAACAACGCAAGCGAACGTGACGCTGAACGAATCGCTGCTCGACATCCTCAAACGACGCTATGCGCTGGGTGAAATCAGCCGTGAGCAGTTCGAGGAAATGAAACATGTATTGGGTGTGTCGGATGCCACTTCTACTGTGGCATCTACCGCTGAATGTGGACACCACTAA
- a CDS encoding molecular chaperone TorD family protein, with product MLRSIKPKRELEMPKGSGDVAGPEGELITLRDFALARSSIYNFLATIYAEKPSSHLLHGLGGVVTALRLCGMSIPYLAELEACLRVRNELKLQEELEVEYTRLFVGPGCVSPYQSVYTDSGGLRDSGLGYPSPAGPVKGLLWGDSTVAARQQYLEAGLEVSEELPPDHIGLELQFMQHLCSREAESWNLGDVEAAIACLERQRKFLSQHLSPWVVLFCGKVKGSTRHPFYAAMADLTADFVCSDVSEIENWSSFL from the coding sequence GTGTTAAGGTCTATAAAGCCTAAGCGAGAACTGGAGATGCCCAAAGGCTCGGGGGATGTGGCTGGGCCAGAGGGTGAGCTTATCACCCTAAGGGACTTCGCCCTGGCCAGGAGCAGTATTTACAATTTTCTGGCGACTATTTACGCTGAGAAACCTTCCAGCCATCTTCTCCATGGGCTAGGGGGCGTCGTTACGGCGCTGCGCCTCTGCGGTATGTCTATACCCTATCTTGCTGAGCTGGAGGCGTGTCTGAGGGTTAGAAATGAGCTGAAGTTACAAGAGGAGCTGGAGGTAGAGTACACGCGGCTCTTTGTGGGACCGGGTTGCGTATCCCCCTACCAGTCGGTATATACCGATAGCGGGGGCTTAAGGGACAGCGGACTGGGGTACCCGTCTCCAGCTGGTCCTGTGAAGGGCTTACTTTGGGGCGACTCCACAGTGGCAGCCAGGCAGCAGTACCTTGAGGCCGGCCTGGAGGTAAGCGAGGAGTTACCCCCGGATCACATCGGCTTAGAGCTGCAATTTATGCAGCATCTCTGTAGTCGGGAGGCGGAATCCTGGAACCTGGGCGATGTTGAGGCGGCCATCGCCTGCCTCGAACGGCAGCGGAAGTTCCTTAGCCAACATCTATCGCCCTGGGTGGTTCTCTTTTGTGGTAAGGTGAAGGGGTCTACGCGGCATCCCTTCTATGCCGCCATGGCCGACTTAACAGCCGATTTTGTCTGCTCTGATGTCAGCGAGATTGAGAATTGGTCTTCCTTCCTCTAA
- a CDS encoding molybdopterin-dependent oxidoreductase: MEPRKLTRRQFLELSAAMAGFVAVGSRFTPLVTRVASAPVEDLSRAEGVWIPTCCHMCGGTTGILCNVLNGRVVAIKPNPANPIGVSNASADYLAHKGEGAAMCPKGNAGIFTLYDPDRLKKPLKRTNPQKGRGVDPKWKEISWDEALTEIASKLKSLRDAGEAHTLLWFTEDSSFTDIQADLCDLYGTPNYSMHSNLCDVSRKASFKAVLGHDRPLGDTVNARYILFFGWNPLSATKWAHLPRTIMRGIENGAKMVVVDPYLSFTAAKAHEWIPIRPSTDGALALAMANVIIEANLYDQQFIADWVVGFDQFKDYVKDKTPEWAEKITSVPAGTIRRLAREFATTKPAVVDAWSGPGQHSNAVQGGRAIAALAALTGNIDKPGTLLIPNKGGGAHPPIKVKKTAKPRLDGLKDFPMGHASGVYTEIVNRILDGKGPYQPKMAMIIFQNLVLSVPGTNNVIEALKKLEYVVVVDTFLSETAEMADIVLPGTTYLERYEVIGQWVTWPVVTLRQPVVKPIFGQIPEYDVVIELGKRLGLKDAEGKPFFANLRYEDYISKMIQGGSAKITLEQLQALPGAVWMDAKGTQYEKHKTEVKMPEGAVVQAKTGTVKDKDGKFVGVKVGDKVYKGLGTPSGKCELFSESLAAKKDIKGEPVNGLPVYTPRDWLPDDKYPLYLINWKETHHTHSRTFNNPYLMELQSWNRLAINAKTAERLGIKDGDKVWVESPYGKDKAIARVTQGVHPEVVGWQHGFGHWGFGKVARGKGTADGQFNLTKCDPISGMALHKEVCVKVYKA; this comes from the coding sequence ATGGAGCCGCGCAAGCTTACGCGTCGCCAGTTCCTGGAATTGTCGGCCGCCATGGCTGGATTTGTCGCTGTGGGCAGCCGCTTTACCCCTTTAGTAACGAGGGTTGCCTCTGCCCCTGTGGAGGACTTGAGCCGAGCGGAGGGGGTGTGGATCCCCACCTGTTGTCATATGTGTGGTGGCACCACCGGTATCCTTTGTAACGTGTTGAACGGTCGAGTGGTAGCCATAAAACCCAACCCGGCCAACCCCATCGGTGTTTCCAACGCATCCGCAGACTATTTGGCTCATAAGGGCGAGGGGGCGGCCATGTGCCCCAAGGGCAATGCGGGCATTTTCACCCTTTACGATCCGGACAGGCTGAAGAAACCGCTCAAACGCACTAACCCCCAGAAAGGCAGAGGTGTGGATCCCAAGTGGAAGGAGATCTCTTGGGATGAGGCTTTGACTGAGATTGCCAGCAAGCTTAAATCTCTGCGTGATGCTGGTGAGGCCCATACCCTGCTCTGGTTCACTGAGGATTCTAGCTTCACTGATATCCAGGCCGACCTTTGCGATCTGTATGGCACTCCTAACTACAGCATGCATTCCAACCTCTGCGATGTCTCCCGCAAGGCCTCCTTCAAGGCTGTCCTTGGCCATGACCGTCCTCTGGGTGATACAGTGAACGCTAGATATATCCTTTTCTTTGGCTGGAATCCCCTCTCGGCCACCAAGTGGGCTCATTTACCTCGCACCATTATGCGTGGCATCGAAAATGGAGCCAAGATGGTGGTGGTGGATCCTTATCTCAGCTTCACCGCGGCCAAGGCCCACGAGTGGATTCCCATTCGACCCTCTACCGATGGGGCTCTCGCCCTGGCTATGGCCAATGTGATCATCGAAGCAAACCTATATGACCAGCAGTTCATCGCTGACTGGGTGGTTGGTTTCGACCAATTCAAGGATTATGTTAAAGATAAGACGCCGGAATGGGCGGAGAAAATCACCAGTGTGCCGGCTGGCACTATCAGACGTCTCGCCCGGGAGTTTGCTACCACTAAGCCGGCTGTCGTTGATGCCTGGTCTGGTCCGGGACAGCATTCTAATGCAGTTCAGGGTGGCCGGGCTATCGCTGCCCTGGCAGCGCTCACGGGTAACATCGATAAGCCAGGTACTCTTCTTATCCCCAACAAGGGAGGTGGGGCTCATCCACCGATCAAGGTGAAGAAGACCGCTAAGCCCAGGCTGGATGGACTTAAGGACTTTCCAATGGGACATGCCTCCGGCGTCTACACTGAGATCGTCAATCGCATCCTCGATGGTAAGGGCCCTTACCAGCCTAAGATGGCTATGATCATTTTTCAGAACCTTGTGCTCTCTGTCCCAGGTACGAACAATGTCATCGAAGCCCTCAAGAAGCTGGAGTACGTGGTGGTCGTGGATACCTTTCTCAGCGAGACGGCTGAAATGGCCGACATCGTCCTCCCCGGCACGACCTATTTGGAGCGATATGAGGTTATTGGACAATGGGTGACCTGGCCGGTGGTGACCCTGCGTCAGCCGGTGGTGAAGCCCATCTTCGGACAGATTCCGGAGTACGATGTCGTTATCGAGCTGGGCAAGCGCTTAGGGCTCAAGGATGCGGAGGGTAAACCCTTCTTCGCTAACCTCCGCTATGAGGATTACATCAGCAAGATGATCCAGGGTGGCTCGGCTAAGATCACCCTGGAGCAGCTCCAGGCCCTGCCAGGGGCAGTGTGGATGGACGCTAAGGGAACACAGTACGAGAAACATAAGACCGAAGTGAAGATGCCTGAAGGGGCGGTTGTGCAGGCGAAGACGGGTACAGTTAAGGATAAAGACGGTAAATTCGTGGGTGTGAAGGTGGGAGATAAGGTTTACAAGGGCCTTGGTACCCCTTCTGGCAAGTGTGAGCTCTTCTCGGAGAGCCTTGCTGCTAAGAAGGATATAAAGGGCGAGCCGGTGAACGGCCTACCTGTCTATACGCCACGAGACTGGCTCCCTGACGATAAATATCCCCTCTACCTTATCAACTGGAAGGAGACACACCACACGCATTCCCGAACCTTCAACAATCCCTACTTGATGGAGTTGCAGAGCTGGAATCGTCTGGCTATCAACGCTAAGACGGCGGAGAGGCTGGGCATCAAAGATGGGGATAAGGTTTGGGTGGAATCTCCCTATGGCAAGGATAAAGCCATCGCCAGGGTAACACAGGGCGTCCATCCCGAGGTGGTAGGTTGGCAGCATGGCTTTGGCCACTGGGGCTTCGGTAAGGTGGCCAGGGGCAAGGGCACGGCCGATGGTCAGTTCAATCTGACCAAATGCGATCCCATATCTGGCATGGCTCTGCATAAGGAGGTCTGTGTTAAGGTCTATAAAGCCTAA